AACCCTCTTGTTGAAGGACGCAAGATCAACAGGAAGATTTCCGCTTCCGACCAAAATCGAGACTTCTCTAGCCTCTTCAATCGTGTTCAGTCCTTCAATCACTGCGTTCCCATCAGAAATCTGGGATTGAACTAGAGGCGCGATAATTACCCTGTCGTCCAAGACGATCGCGAGTCTCTTCTTCATATCCGTGTCGGCATAAGTCGACTTTACAGACGTGATATCTCTGAAGGTTTTCGCCCCTTCGGAACTGAACTTCAGAGAAACCATGAATCTTCCCTGACCGGGCCTTGGCTGGTTGTTGACGAGGGGCTTGGCATCGGTAACTACACTTCCGTCAAGTTCTGCGTAGCTTGAACCTACGCTCACCATCGGGCTGATGAAATACCATGTGTTGTTCTGCACTCCACCGACGTACTCACCGTAGTGAAGTTCCTTAACCCAATAAGGTTCGGCTCCCTGAAGCTTTCTTCTGCTTATCTCCAGGGACATTCCTGCCGGGATAGAGGGAGTCGAGACCGACGTTTCTATCGCCAGAACATCGGCAAAGTAAAGCCTACCGGTCTTTCCGACCAGGTTCTCCGCTCTGGAAACATCTGTAATACCAGGAATCTGGACCCTTACTCTTACAGGTGGAATATCCTCTCCAAAGGAAATTCCTGCGGTCACTTTTTCGACTGTCGCTTCAGTGAAACCCGCAGCATCCAATCTTGCCCTCAAGACCTCAATAACTCTGTCTGCAAGTGCATTCATCTCTGAATCCGAGACATCAGTAAGCATTTGGTACTCAAGAAGAGCTCCACCCTTTATATCAAGCCCTAACTTGATGTTTGCAGCTAGCT
This window of the Mesotoga infera genome carries:
- a CDS encoding protein translocase subunit SecD, whose protein sequence is MEGGVCPSFSGKVRMRANQKRLIVTVVVLIAALLPLLIPHGSAPAESSFMDKLAANIKLGLDIKGGALLEYQMLTDVSDSEMNALADRVIEVLRARLDAAGFTEATVEKVTAGISFGEDIPPVRVRVQIPGITDVSRAENLVGKTGRLYFADVLAIETSVSTPSIPAGMSLEISRRKLQGAEPYWVKELHYGEYVGGVQNNTWYFISPMVSVGSSYAELDGSVVTDAKPLVNNQPRPGQGRFMVSLKFSSEGAKTFRDITSVKSTYADTDMKKRLAIVLDDRVIIAPLVQSQISDGNAVIEGLNTIEEAREVSILVGSGNLPVDLASFNKRV